One segment of Pseudodesulfovibrio sp. 5S69 DNA contains the following:
- a CDS encoding homocysteine S-methyltransferase family protein: protein MPDFRSILDDDRIYYFDGGYGTLLQSRGLPAGLSPELWGLKEPDVIRAVHRDYLEAGANILTTNTFGGSRPKLGLNADPFELNRAMTAIAREVAGDNAFVAASIGPTGHFVKPLGEMTFRELVDIFKEQIEGCVAGGADLILGETHFDLAEAKAVVIAARMVCDLPVAVSMTFEGEASLTGTSPQTFVDTMQNMGVELIGTNCSAGPEQMRDTLRAWAPRLQTPTFAEANAGLPELDADGNTAFRLQAEPFAEQAAQFVDLGAKFIGGCCGTTPDHIRALRNKVGDAAWQRPHKTDNAQLVLTSRSVSVPVGFDHPGVIIGERINPTGKKQLTAELQESVFTEAHRFAAEQAELGAPVLDVNVGAPLVDEVALLPELITSLLGRVTTPLSIDSNDPAAVEAGLWAYPGSPLVNSISGEPGKMERLGPLCKLFGAPFILLPIVGNKLPVTAAERIKVIEDLLAQADALGIPRRLIMVDALALTVSSKPEAARHSMEVMRHCRDEWGLPTTIGLSNISFGLPARELLNSTFLSLSMGAGLCSFISNPNSARIQESLHAAEVLLGRDPQAARYIDRFSGWTGGGGVQATQSQAAPSGTAAMPPVQAAVVKGDKDNVVRLVEAELDKGVSAMDVVNDLLIPGILVVGDKYETKEYFLPQLLQSAETMQTAFQRLKPLLEEDGEAGAKPVVVMATVEGDIHDIGKNIVCLMLKNYGFEVVDLGKDVPAAKIVAAAEEHDAALIGLSALMTTTMVRMEDTVKLVAERNLRAKVIIGGAVVTEKFCKAIGAHGWSTDAVAAVKLAQRLTQ, encoded by the coding sequence GTGCCCGATTTCAGGTCAATACTCGACGACGACAGGATCTATTATTTCGACGGCGGCTACGGCACCCTGTTGCAGAGCCGGGGCCTGCCCGCCGGGCTTTCCCCGGAGCTGTGGGGGCTCAAGGAGCCGGACGTCATCCGCGCCGTGCACCGCGACTACCTGGAGGCCGGGGCGAACATCCTGACCACCAACACCTTCGGCGGGTCCCGGCCCAAACTCGGCCTGAACGCCGATCCCTTCGAGCTCAACCGGGCCATGACCGCCATCGCCCGCGAGGTGGCCGGGGACAACGCCTTCGTGGCCGCGTCCATCGGCCCCACCGGGCACTTCGTCAAGCCGCTCGGCGAGATGACCTTCCGCGAGCTGGTCGACATCTTCAAGGAGCAGATCGAGGGCTGCGTGGCCGGGGGCGCGGACCTGATCCTCGGCGAGACCCATTTCGACCTGGCCGAGGCCAAGGCCGTGGTCATCGCCGCGCGCATGGTCTGCGACCTGCCCGTGGCCGTCTCCATGACCTTCGAGGGCGAGGCCTCCCTGACCGGCACCTCGCCGCAGACCTTCGTGGACACCATGCAGAACATGGGCGTGGAGCTCATCGGGACCAACTGCTCGGCCGGGCCCGAGCAGATGCGCGACACCCTGCGCGCCTGGGCCCCGCGCCTTCAGACCCCGACGTTTGCCGAGGCCAACGCAGGCCTGCCCGAGCTGGACGCGGACGGCAACACCGCCTTCCGGCTCCAGGCCGAGCCCTTTGCCGAACAGGCCGCGCAGTTCGTCGACCTGGGCGCCAAGTTCATCGGCGGCTGCTGCGGGACCACGCCCGACCACATCCGCGCCCTGCGCAACAAGGTCGGCGACGCGGCCTGGCAGCGCCCGCACAAGACCGACAACGCCCAGTTGGTCCTGACCTCGCGCTCGGTCTCCGTGCCGGTCGGCTTCGACCACCCCGGCGTGATCATCGGCGAGCGCATCAACCCCACGGGCAAGAAGCAGCTCACCGCCGAACTCCAGGAGTCCGTCTTTACCGAGGCGCACCGCTTCGCCGCCGAACAGGCCGAGCTGGGCGCGCCGGTGCTCGACGTCAACGTGGGCGCGCCCCTGGTCGACGAGGTCGCGCTCCTGCCCGAGTTGATCACCTCCCTGCTGGGCCGCGTGACCACGCCCCTGTCCATCGACTCCAACGACCCCGCGGCCGTGGAGGCCGGGCTGTGGGCCTATCCCGGCTCCCCCCTGGTCAACTCCATCTCCGGCGAACCGGGCAAGATGGAGCGGCTCGGCCCCCTGTGCAAGCTCTTCGGCGCGCCGTTCATCCTCCTGCCCATCGTGGGCAACAAGCTCCCGGTGACCGCGGCCGAACGGATCAAAGTCATCGAAGACCTCCTGGCCCAGGCCGATGCGCTGGGCATCCCGCGCCGCCTGATCATGGTCGACGCCCTGGCCCTGACCGTCTCGTCCAAGCCCGAGGCGGCCCGGCACTCCATGGAGGTCATGCGCCACTGCCGCGACGAATGGGGCCTGCCCACGACCATCGGCCTGTCCAACATCTCCTTCGGCCTGCCTGCCCGCGAACTGCTCAATTCGACCTTCCTCTCCCTGTCCATGGGCGCGGGCCTGTGCTCGTTCATCTCCAACCCGAACTCCGCGCGCATCCAGGAGTCCCTGCACGCCGCCGAGGTCCTGCTCGGCCGCGACCCCCAGGCCGCGCGCTACATCGACAGGTTCTCCGGCTGGACCGGAGGGGGCGGGGTCCAGGCCACGCAGAGTCAGGCCGCCCCGTCCGGGACCGCTGCCATGCCGCCGGTCCAGGCCGCCGTGGTCAAGGGCGACAAGGACAACGTGGTCAGGCTGGTCGAGGCCGAGCTGGACAAGGGTGTGTCCGCCATGGACGTGGTCAACGACCTGCTCATCCCCGGCATCCTGGTGGTCGGCGACAAGTACGAGACCAAGGAATACTTCCTGCCCCAGCTCCTCCAGTCCGCCGAGACCATGCAGACCGCCTTCCAGCGCCTCAAGCCGCTGCTGGAGGAGGACGGCGAGGCCGGGGCCAAGCCCGTGGTCGTCATGGCCACGGTGGAGGGCGACATCCACGACATCGGCAAGAACATCGTCTGCCTGATGCTCAAGAACTACGGCTTCGAGGTCGTGGACCTGGGCAAGGACGTGCCCGCCGCCAAGATCGTGGCCGCGGCCGAGGAACACGACGCCGCGCTCATCGGCCTGTCCGCGCTCATGACCACCACCATGGTGCGCATGGAAGACACCGTCAAACTTGTGGCCGAGCGCAATCTTCGCGCGAAAGTCATCATCGGCGGGGCCGTGGTCACGGAAAAATTCTGCAAGGCCATCGGCGCCCACGGCTGGTCCACCGACGCCGTCGCCGCCGTCAAGCTGGCGCAAAGATTGACGCAGTAA
- a CDS encoding sigma-70 family RNA polymerase sigma factor, giving the protein MTSEKTTAVVEPEIVEDDLEETDFNEDDFNEDDFDEDELDDDVAADISPNAPAKAEGLESKLPALNLAPSSKAVRIRDPLQLYLKEIARFPMLEPEEEYALAKRVQEDNDQDAAFKLVSSHLRLVVKIAMDFQRRWMQNGLDLIQEGNVGLLKAVTKFDPEKGIKFSYYAAFWIKAYILKYIMDNWRMVKIGTTQTQRKLFYNLNKERQRLQTLGFDPSTEALSERLGVSEAEIDEMDQRLSKNDMSLNTPLGEDSDATKMDFLPSLSPGVEESIANDQIVDLLLDNIREIRSSLNEKEVAILDRRLLSEDPVTLREIGEEFGVTRERVRQIEARLMAKIREHLTDKVKDFSRDWVLEHD; this is encoded by the coding sequence ATGACATCTGAAAAAACGACCGCGGTGGTCGAACCGGAAATCGTCGAGGACGATCTCGAGGAGACCGACTTCAACGAAGACGACTTCAATGAAGACGACTTTGACGAGGATGAACTCGACGACGACGTTGCCGCCGATATATCCCCCAATGCCCCGGCCAAGGCCGAAGGGCTGGAGAGCAAGCTCCCGGCGCTGAATCTCGCCCCGTCCTCCAAGGCGGTGCGGATTCGCGATCCGTTGCAGTTGTATCTCAAGGAGATCGCCCGGTTCCCCATGCTGGAGCCGGAAGAGGAATACGCCCTGGCCAAACGGGTCCAGGAGGACAACGACCAGGACGCGGCCTTCAAGCTGGTGTCCTCGCACCTGCGCCTGGTGGTCAAGATCGCCATGGACTTCCAGCGCCGCTGGATGCAGAACGGCCTGGACCTCATTCAGGAGGGCAACGTCGGCCTGCTCAAGGCCGTGACCAAGTTCGACCCGGAGAAGGGGATCAAGTTCTCCTACTATGCGGCCTTCTGGATCAAGGCGTACATCCTGAAGTACATCATGGACAACTGGCGCATGGTCAAGATCGGGACCACCCAGACCCAGCGCAAGCTGTTCTACAACCTGAACAAGGAGCGCCAGCGCCTCCAGACCCTGGGGTTCGACCCCTCGACGGAAGCGCTGAGCGAGCGGCTCGGCGTGTCCGAGGCCGAGATCGACGAAATGGACCAGCGCCTGTCCAAGAACGACATGTCGCTGAATACCCCGCTGGGCGAGGATTCCGACGCCACCAAGATGGATTTCCTGCCGTCGCTCTCTCCGGGCGTGGAGGAGTCCATCGCCAACGACCAGATCGTCGACCTGCTCCTGGACAACATCAGGGAGATTCGCTCCTCCCTGAACGAAAAGGAAGTGGCCATCCTCGACCGCAGGCTGCTCTCCGAGGACCCCGTGACCCTGCGGGAAATCGGCGAGGAGTTCGGCGTCACCAGGGAGCGGGTGCGCCAGATCGAGGCCCGGCTGATGGCCAAGATCCGCGAGCACCTGACGGACAAGGTCAAGGATTTTTCCAGAGACTGGGTGCTGGAACACGACTAA
- a CDS encoding tetratricopeptide repeat protein produces MKRFSRPDSHTALAALALFALLAVAGCAARTGATRSLPAPPMTDTARLDYDYLVYQDLLHQLQKHAQEGERSTLTKQEVGDIHARAVAALDRVLAAAPTPELYVEKAGMFWNHPEGTSRSRAALKEGLDKFPDNRLLTVYLANSYVADNRPDDAIAIMDGFLRRHPADMEARERLGQMLMDAGQDAKALDVLKKIPEKQRSADALYAMGRVQGNLGMRKAAIGNLKKAVAMDPEFTEAMVELAYQYELAKDYVAAEQIYGSILEQSDSFPEARLRLINLNLKLNDPSKALELALDGPPTKSFILDAVLLFINDGFFAQGSTVLDRLTTGGTVPAEYYFYKAVIADEGENDPAKALTYLDEVKAADRLYPHALRFKAQLLAAQGKEDEALALAAQGKGLYPDASIFYILEAGLKKQQGDLKGAEASLKEGLEHLKNDPELTYELAMIYEVTGRRPQGLALMESVIRAHPDHANALNYVGYTLAEEGRELDRALVLVTKASKLDPENGYILDSVAWVHFKKKELEKAWEYIGYAVDVVDKDPTIWEHYGDIAAAMGKTREARKGYNYALKYHSPEAKAVREKLKKL; encoded by the coding sequence ATGAAACGATTCTCTAGGCCTGACTCACATACCGCACTGGCTGCCCTGGCGCTCTTCGCGCTCCTGGCCGTGGCCGGTTGCGCCGCAAGGACGGGCGCGACCCGGTCCCTGCCCGCGCCGCCCATGACCGACACGGCCCGGCTCGACTACGACTACCTGGTCTACCAGGACCTCCTGCACCAGTTGCAGAAGCACGCCCAGGAGGGCGAGCGGTCCACCCTGACCAAGCAGGAAGTGGGCGACATCCACGCCCGTGCCGTGGCCGCGCTGGACCGCGTCCTGGCCGCAGCCCCCACGCCCGAGCTGTACGTGGAGAAGGCGGGCATGTTCTGGAACCACCCCGAGGGCACCAGCCGGTCCCGCGCGGCCCTCAAGGAGGGGCTCGACAAATTTCCGGACAACCGGCTGCTGACCGTGTACCTGGCCAACTCCTACGTGGCCGACAACCGCCCGGACGACGCCATCGCCATCATGGACGGCTTCCTGCGGCGGCATCCGGCCGACATGGAGGCCCGCGAGCGGCTGGGCCAGATGCTCATGGACGCGGGCCAGGACGCCAAGGCCCTGGATGTGCTTAAGAAGATCCCCGAGAAGCAGCGCTCGGCCGACGCCCTGTACGCCATGGGCCGGGTCCAGGGGAACCTGGGCATGCGCAAGGCGGCCATCGGCAACCTGAAGAAGGCCGTGGCCATGGACCCGGAGTTCACCGAGGCCATGGTCGAGCTGGCCTACCAGTACGAGCTGGCCAAGGACTACGTGGCCGCCGAGCAGATCTACGGCTCCATCCTGGAGCAGAGCGACTCCTTCCCCGAGGCGCGGCTGCGGCTGATCAACCTGAACCTCAAGCTGAACGACCCGTCCAAGGCCCTGGAGCTGGCCCTGGACGGCCCGCCCACCAAGTCCTTCATCCTGGACGCGGTGCTCTTGTTCATCAACGACGGGTTCTTCGCCCAGGGGTCCACGGTCCTGGACCGGCTGACCACCGGCGGAACCGTGCCCGCCGAATACTATTTCTACAAGGCGGTCATCGCCGACGAGGGCGAGAACGACCCGGCCAAGGCCCTGACCTATCTCGACGAGGTCAAGGCGGCAGACCGGCTCTACCCCCACGCCCTGCGCTTCAAGGCGCAACTGCTGGCGGCCCAGGGCAAGGAGGACGAGGCCCTGGCCCTCGCCGCCCAGGGCAAGGGGCTCTACCCGGACGCCTCCATCTTCTACATCCTTGAAGCCGGGCTGAAGAAACAGCAGGGCGACCTCAAGGGGGCCGAAGCCTCCCTCAAGGAGGGGCTTGAGCACCTCAAGAACGATCCCGAGCTGACCTACGAACTGGCCATGATCTACGAGGTCACGGGCCGCCGTCCGCAGGGGCTGGCCCTGATGGAGAGCGTAATCCGCGCCCACCCCGACCACGCCAACGCGCTGAACTACGTGGGCTACACCCTGGCCGAGGAGGGCCGCGAGCTCGACCGCGCCCTGGTCCTGGTGACCAAGGCCTCCAAGCTCGACCCGGAAAACGGCTACATCCTCGACTCCGTGGCCTGGGTCCATTTCAAGAAGAAGGAATTGGAAAAGGCCTGGGAATACATCGGCTACGCCGTGGACGTGGTCGACAAGGACCCGACCATCTGGGAGCACTACGGCGACATCGCCGCGGCCATGGGCAAGACCAGGGAAGCGCGCAAGGGCTACAACTACGCGCTCAAGTACCACTCGCCCGAGGCCAAGGCCGTCAGGGAGAAGCTGAAGAAATTATGA
- the rpiB gene encoding ribose 5-phosphate isomerase B, whose product MNKTIVIGSDHGGYHLKKACIKALTDWGYIVEDEGPDCLDSCDYPVYAAKVCNKLKADGTKLGVLICGTGQGMTMTANRMGIRAALCTNEFHARMARAHNDAKCLCMGERVTGQGLALSVLKVFLESTFEGERHQRRIDLIDTVSQ is encoded by the coding sequence GTGAACAAGACCATCGTCATCGGCTCCGATCACGGGGGCTACCATCTCAAGAAAGCGTGCATCAAGGCTCTGACGGACTGGGGCTACATCGTGGAGGACGAGGGGCCGGACTGCCTGGACTCCTGCGACTACCCCGTCTATGCGGCCAAGGTCTGCAACAAGCTCAAGGCGGACGGGACCAAACTCGGCGTGCTCATCTGCGGCACGGGGCAGGGCATGACCATGACCGCCAACCGCATGGGCATCCGGGCCGCCCTGTGCACCAACGAATTTCACGCCCGCATGGCCCGTGCGCACAACGACGCCAAATGCCTGTGCATGGGCGAGCGCGTCACCGGGCAGGGGCTGGCCTTGAGCGTCCTCAAGGTCTTCCTGGAATCGACCTTCGAGGGCGAGCGGCACCAGCGGCGCATCGACCTTATCGACACCGTCTCCCAATAA
- the tkt gene encoding transketolase codes for MTQTDKTIAVVKGLIMDGVAKANSGHPGGAMSSADYATILFSEFLNFNPDDSRWFNRDRFILSAGHESMLLYSLLHLNGFISIEDIKNFRQFGSLTPGHPEVHLTPGVEATTGPLGQGLAMSVGFATAEAYLREKLGADVMDHYTYVLSSDGDLQEPVAMGAAALAGLWNLGKLIVYYDSNKIQLAGPTCKADCTDHRKVFEGLCWQVLEVDGHNHDEIRKAIRDGQLETGKPTLIIGHTTMAKGCATMEGSHKTHGEPLKADEIKATKKKLGLPEEEFYVPGDVVDAYRSRFDGLRKNAADWQAMVDGKLADAGFAEMWGHVTKPRPELSIDWPEFTPGESMATRKAWGTCLDAVMESLPTLVGGSADLDPSNQTANFRNTYGDFAVDGFGARNLAFGVREFNMAAIMNGIQLHGGLLPFGATFLTFSDYCRNAIRMSALQELPVLYVFTHDSFWVGEDGPTHQPIEHVSSLRLIPDLIDLRPADANETKACLDIALKQEKMPSTLFLTRQGLPILDPAEYPAVTDGPRKGGYVLKDCEGTPDLILIASGSEVSLCLETAKLFKRKVRVVSMPSAKLFDDQPESYKNDVLPPEVTARAAAEAGRTTLWHKYVGLNGVVLGVDHFGASAPGKILSDKYGFTPENFARMIREKY; via the coding sequence ATGACACAGACGGACAAGACCATCGCCGTGGTCAAGGGACTGATCATGGACGGCGTGGCCAAGGCCAACTCCGGCCATCCGGGCGGGGCCATGTCCTCCGCCGACTACGCCACCATCCTCTTTTCCGAGTTCCTGAACTTCAATCCCGACGACTCCAGGTGGTTCAACCGCGACCGCTTCATCCTCTCGGCCGGGCACGAGTCCATGCTGCTCTACAGCCTGTTGCACCTGAACGGCTTCATTTCCATCGAGGACATCAAGAATTTCCGCCAGTTCGGCTCCCTGACGCCGGGCCATCCCGAGGTCCATCTGACCCCCGGCGTGGAAGCCACCACCGGCCCGCTGGGCCAGGGCCTGGCCATGTCCGTGGGCTTTGCCACGGCCGAGGCGTACCTGCGCGAGAAGCTCGGCGCGGACGTCATGGACCACTACACCTACGTACTCTCGTCCGACGGCGACCTGCAGGAGCCCGTGGCCATGGGCGCGGCCGCCCTGGCCGGCCTGTGGAACCTGGGCAAGCTGATCGTCTACTACGATTCCAACAAGATCCAACTGGCCGGACCGACCTGCAAGGCGGACTGCACCGACCACCGCAAGGTTTTCGAGGGGCTGTGTTGGCAGGTCCTGGAGGTGGACGGCCACAATCACGACGAGATCCGCAAGGCCATCCGCGACGGGCAGCTCGAAACCGGCAAGCCCACCCTGATCATCGGCCACACCACCATGGCCAAGGGCTGCGCCACCATGGAAGGCAGCCACAAGACCCACGGCGAGCCGCTCAAGGCCGACGAGATCAAAGCCACCAAGAAGAAGCTCGGCCTGCCCGAGGAGGAATTCTACGTGCCCGGGGACGTGGTCGACGCGTACCGCTCCCGCTTCGACGGGCTGCGCAAGAACGCCGCCGACTGGCAGGCCATGGTCGACGGCAAGCTGGCCGACGCCGGTTTCGCCGAGATGTGGGGCCACGTGACCAAGCCCCGGCCCGAGCTGTCCATCGACTGGCCCGAGTTCACCCCCGGCGAGTCCATGGCCACCCGCAAGGCCTGGGGCACCTGCCTGGACGCGGTCATGGAATCCCTGCCCACCCTGGTGGGCGGCTCCGCCGACCTGGACCCGTCCAACCAGACCGCCAATTTCCGCAACACCTACGGCGACTTCGCCGTGGACGGCTTCGGCGCGCGCAACCTGGCCTTCGGGGTGCGCGAGTTCAACATGGCCGCGATCATGAACGGCATCCAACTGCACGGCGGCCTGCTCCCGTTCGGGGCCACCTTCCTGACCTTCTCGGACTACTGCCGCAACGCCATCCGCATGTCCGCCCTGCAGGAGCTGCCGGTCCTGTATGTCTTCACCCACGATTCCTTCTGGGTGGGCGAGGACGGTCCCACGCACCAGCCCATCGAGCACGTCAGCTCCCTGCGGCTCATCCCGGACCTCATCGACCTGCGCCCGGCCGACGCCAACGAGACCAAGGCCTGCCTGGACATCGCGCTGAAGCAGGAGAAGATGCCCTCCACGCTGTTCCTGACCCGCCAGGGGCTGCCCATCCTGGATCCGGCCGAATACCCGGCCGTCACGGACGGCCCGCGCAAGGGCGGCTACGTGCTCAAGGACTGCGAAGGCACTCCGGACCTGATCCTCATCGCCTCGGGCTCCGAAGTCTCGCTGTGCCTGGAAACGGCCAAGCTGTTCAAACGCAAGGTTCGTGTGGTATCCATGCCTTCGGCCAAACTGTTTGACGATCAGCCCGAATCGTATAAAAATGACGTATTGCCGCCCGAAGTGACCGCGCGGGCCGCGGCCGAAGCCGGCCGGACCACCCTGTGGCACAAATATGTCGGCCTGAACGGCGTTGTTCTCGGCGTCGACCATTTCGGCGCCAGCGCCCCGGGCAAGATCCTGTCCGACAAGTACGGGTTCACCCCGGAGAACTTCGCCCGGATGATCCGGGAGAAATACTAG
- the glpX gene encoding class II fructose-bisphosphatase, with protein MEAPQKNLALDLVRVTEAAALACARWLGKGDKIAADQAAVDAMRLCFNTLEIEGQIKIGEGEKDDAPMLYAGEKLGLGSGPKVDIAVDPLEGTNLLANGRPNAISVVGVAPAGAMFDPGPSFYMQKLVVPAHAKDVVDIEAPTGHNLKLIARALDKDVDDLVVFVLDKPRHKKLISEIREAGARIQLHTDGDITGSLMAIDPRCEVDVMMGTGGTPEGVLSAIAIRIMGGEMFAKLDPQKQKEKNNLAEFGMDIRRVLTVGDLVKSDDLFFAATGISGGTFLKGVTYHGHGAETSSLVMRGKTGTIRYVEAIHNWDTLMRFSAVEYD; from the coding sequence ATGGAAGCACCACAGAAAAACCTCGCACTGGACCTGGTCCGTGTCACTGAAGCCGCCGCCCTGGCCTGCGCCCGCTGGCTCGGCAAGGGCGACAAGATCGCCGCCGACCAGGCGGCCGTCGACGCCATGAGGCTGTGCTTCAACACCCTGGAGATCGAAGGCCAGATCAAGATCGGCGAAGGCGAGAAGGACGACGCCCCCATGCTCTACGCCGGGGAGAAGCTCGGCCTGGGCTCCGGCCCCAAGGTGGACATCGCCGTGGACCCGCTGGAGGGCACCAACCTGCTGGCCAACGGCCGGCCCAACGCCATCTCCGTGGTCGGCGTGGCCCCGGCCGGCGCCATGTTCGATCCGGGCCCGAGCTTCTACATGCAGAAGCTGGTCGTCCCGGCCCACGCCAAGGACGTGGTCGACATCGAGGCCCCCACCGGCCACAACCTGAAGCTCATCGCCCGCGCCCTGGACAAGGATGTGGACGATCTGGTGGTCTTCGTCCTGGACAAGCCGCGCCACAAGAAGCTGATCTCCGAGATCCGCGAGGCGGGCGCGCGCATTCAACTGCACACCGACGGCGACATCACCGGTTCGCTCATGGCCATCGACCCGCGCTGCGAGGTGGACGTCATGATGGGCACCGGCGGCACCCCCGAGGGCGTGCTCTCGGCCATCGCCATCCGCATCATGGGCGGCGAGATGTTCGCCAAACTCGATCCCCAGAAGCAGAAGGAAAAGAACAACCTGGCCGAGTTCGGCATGGACATCCGCCGGGTCCTGACCGTGGGCGACCTGGTCAAGTCCGACGACCTGTTCTTCGCGGCCACCGGCATCTCCGGCGGCACCTTCCTCAAGGGCGTGACCTACCACGGCCACGGCGCCGAGACCTCGTCCCTGGTCATGCGCGGCAAGACCGGGACCATCCGCTACGTGGAGGCCATCCACAACTGGGATACCCTGATGCGCTTCTCGGCCGTCGAGTACGACTAG
- a CDS encoding PilZ domain-containing protein, with protein sequence MDRNKRNSTRIEADFEAYITIGEVVTPVSTRNLSLKGALLYGCEDCVAGTPCELHLPLSPGIRIVVSGEIVRIKGSYAAMSFKEMDELSFTFLHRLVTLNADHPEEVDEELLRIFEKF encoded by the coding sequence ATGGACAGGAACAAGCGAAACAGCACCCGCATAGAGGCCGATTTCGAAGCCTATATCACCATCGGCGAGGTGGTCACGCCCGTGTCCACCCGCAATCTCAGCCTCAAGGGCGCGCTGCTCTACGGCTGCGAGGACTGCGTGGCCGGGACGCCGTGCGAACTGCACCTGCCGCTGTCGCCGGGCATCCGCATCGTGGTCTCGGGCGAGATCGTGCGTATCAAGGGAAGCTATGCGGCCATGTCCTTCAAGGAGATGGACGAGTTGTCCTTCACCTTTTTGCACCGGCTGGTGACGCTGAATGCGGACCACCCCGAAGAAGTGGACGAGGAACTCTTGCGGATATTCGAGAAGTTCTGA
- a CDS encoding DMT family transporter: protein MNFLTPGMRFMLLGTFFFSFGSLFVKLAGSRLPTMEILFFRGLIGVVLCLIMLRKSGAGMFGKRKFLLAARGLLGFGAMFADFYAIVHLPLADALVLIFSHPVTVALLAWLLMGETLSRGGVAAILASVTGVTLVCRPDFLFGAGSPDLDTWGLLAALLSVFLTSWAILAVRVLAKTERPAVVMLYPPIAISLLSPLFADGWVAPTLTEWGVLCGVGLFMNVGQFFMTKGYAIESAARISGVSTLEIVFAAMWGMMFLGEIPDLWTIGGGTLIVFGILLLGRSGVRERLREREAA from the coding sequence ATGAATTTTCTGACTCCCGGCATGCGCTTCATGCTGCTCGGCACCTTCTTCTTCTCCTTCGGCTCGCTCTTCGTCAAACTGGCCGGGAGCAGGTTGCCCACCATGGAGATCCTCTTCTTCAGAGGGCTCATCGGCGTGGTCCTGTGCCTGATCATGCTGCGCAAGTCCGGCGCGGGCATGTTCGGCAAGCGCAAGTTCCTGCTGGCCGCGCGCGGGCTGCTCGGGTTCGGGGCCATGTTCGCCGACTTCTACGCCATCGTGCACCTGCCCCTGGCCGACGCATTGGTGCTCATCTTCTCCCATCCCGTGACCGTGGCCCTGCTGGCCTGGCTGCTCATGGGCGAGACGCTGTCCAGGGGCGGAGTGGCCGCCATCCTGGCCTCCGTGACGGGGGTGACCCTGGTCTGCCGGCCCGACTTCCTGTTCGGGGCGGGCAGCCCGGACCTGGACACCTGGGGGCTGCTGGCCGCACTGCTCAGCGTGTTCCTGACCTCCTGGGCCATCCTGGCCGTACGGGTCCTGGCCAAGACCGAACGACCCGCCGTGGTCATGCTCTATCCGCCCATCGCCATTTCCCTGCTCTCGCCGCTCTTCGCCGACGGCTGGGTAGCGCCGACCCTCACCGAATGGGGGGTGCTCTGCGGGGTGGGACTGTTCATGAACGTGGGCCAGTTCTTCATGACCAAGGGATACGCCATTGAGTCCGCGGCGCGCATCAGCGGGGTGTCCACCCTGGAGATCGTGTTCGCGGCCATGTGGGGGATGATGTTCCTGGGAGAAATCCCGGACCTGTGGACCATCGGGGGGGGGACGCTGATCGTCTTCGGCATCCTCCTGCTCGGGCGCAGCGGGGTCCGGGAGCGGCTGCGCGAGCGCGAAGCAGCCTGA
- a CDS encoding substrate-binding periplasmic protein, with the protein MLETAPPSVALWRRTPFRRVPVLVLACLALAGLALLLSPHRAWAERHGIEHRLVFSTFPAGGLHDLFDHILSEAYARLGYEVELQGYPAERALLMANDGLVDGEAGRVSVVEKSYPDLIRVPTPIYVNRIAVLTVNADIDPAKGWAQFAHYRTCIRNGYKFLESRVQGENCHQVSSYEKMLDLLKNGRVDVALAEFFDILPTLGKIDMGGVRMLCEPMAVNPMYHYLNRRHADLVPKIDAVLHDMAAEGRIKDIELHMMQVHYGKLAGSCPLLDAAQ; encoded by the coding sequence ATGTTGGAAACCGCCCCCCCTTCAGTCGCCCTGTGGCGCCGCACCCCCTTCCGCCGGGTACCGGTGCTCGTGCTGGCCTGCCTTGCCCTGGCTGGCCTGGCCCTCCTGCTTTCACCGCACCGGGCCTGGGCCGAGCGCCACGGCATCGAGCATCGACTGGTCTTCTCCACCTTTCCCGCGGGCGGCCTGCATGACCTGTTCGACCACATCCTGAGCGAGGCCTACGCCCGGCTCGGCTACGAGGTCGAATTGCAGGGCTACCCGGCCGAGCGCGCCCTGCTCATGGCCAACGACGGGCTGGTGGACGGCGAGGCAGGCCGGGTGAGCGTGGTGGAAAAGAGCTACCCGGACCTCATCCGGGTGCCCACGCCGATCTACGTCAACCGCATCGCGGTCCTGACCGTGAACGCGGATATCGATCCGGCCAAGGGGTGGGCTCAGTTCGCCCACTACCGGACGTGCATCCGCAACGGCTACAAATTCCTGGAGAGCCGGGTGCAGGGCGAAAACTGCCACCAGGTCTCGTCCTACGAGAAAATGCTCGACCTGCTCAAAAACGGGCGGGTGGACGTGGCCCTGGCCGAGTTCTTCGACATCCTGCCCACCCTGGGCAAGATCGACATGGGCGGCGTACGCATGCTCTGCGAGCCCATGGCCGTCAACCCCATGTACCACTATCTGAACCGGCGGCACGCGGACCTGGTGCCCAAAATCGACGCCGTGCTGCACGACATGGCCGCCGAGGGCCGGATCAAGGACATCGAGTTGCACATGATGCAGGTGCACTATGGCAAGCTGGCCGGTTCCTGTCCCCTGCTCGACGCCGCGCAGTAG